The following proteins are encoded in a genomic region of Variovorax paradoxus:
- a CDS encoding acyl-CoA thioesterase has translation MSDTSSTAAAATLKSLPTDMELVLKVIPMPADCNANGDIFGGWVMAQCDLAGSVIPARYAKGRQATVAVNEFIFKQPVRLGDILSFYSRLVRIGRTSVTVTVEVFAERFMAQGEYIKVTQATFTYVAIDDNGRPRPIEK, from the coding sequence ATGTCCGATACTTCCAGCACCGCCGCTGCCGCCACCCTCAAAAGCCTGCCCACCGACATGGAGCTGGTGCTCAAGGTCATTCCGATGCCGGCCGACTGCAACGCCAACGGCGACATCTTCGGCGGCTGGGTCATGGCGCAGTGCGACCTCGCCGGCTCGGTCATTCCGGCGCGCTACGCCAAGGGGCGCCAGGCCACGGTGGCCGTGAACGAATTCATCTTCAAGCAGCCGGTGCGGCTGGGCGACATTCTTTCGTTCTATTCGAGGCTGGTGCGCATCGGGCGCACCTCGGTCACTGTCACCGTCGAAGTCTTTGCCGAACGCTTCATGGCCCAGGGCGAGTACATCAAGGTGACGCAGGCCACCTTCACCTACGTCGCCATCGACGACAACGGCCGGCCCCGCCCGATCGAGAAATAA
- a CDS encoding enoyl-CoA hydratase, producing the protein MSDILVHAEAGVMTLTFNRVDKKNSITSGMYAELADALATAEIDTAVRCVLIQGDPTIFSAGNDIGDFLNAPPAGKESPVFRFLRGIAAFPKPIVASVCGPAVGIGTTMLFHCDLVYAGDNAAFSMPFVNLGLCPEAASSLLVPQMLGYHRAAEALLLGEPFMAEAALEVGLVNRIVPPTEANAIAQVQARKLAAKPLSALVETKRLLKKAQLPAVLERMDEEGASFGRMLREPAAREAFGAFMEKRKPDFSKV; encoded by the coding sequence ATGAGCGACATCCTCGTCCACGCCGAAGCCGGCGTGATGACCCTCACCTTCAACCGCGTCGACAAGAAGAACTCGATCACCAGCGGCATGTACGCAGAACTCGCCGATGCGTTGGCCACGGCCGAAATCGACACCGCCGTGCGCTGCGTGCTGATCCAGGGCGACCCGACGATCTTCAGCGCCGGCAACGACATCGGCGATTTCCTCAACGCCCCGCCCGCCGGCAAGGAGTCGCCGGTGTTCCGCTTCCTGCGCGGCATCGCGGCCTTTCCGAAGCCCATCGTCGCGTCTGTGTGCGGTCCGGCGGTCGGCATCGGCACGACCATGCTCTTCCACTGCGACCTGGTCTATGCCGGCGACAACGCGGCCTTCTCGATGCCTTTCGTGAACCTGGGCCTGTGCCCCGAAGCGGCGTCGAGCCTGCTGGTGCCGCAGATGCTGGGCTACCACCGCGCGGCCGAAGCGCTGCTGCTGGGCGAGCCCTTCATGGCCGAGGCCGCGCTCGAAGTGGGCCTGGTCAACCGCATCGTGCCGCCGACCGAGGCCAACGCCATTGCGCAGGTTCAGGCCCGCAAGCTCGCGGCCAAGCCGCTGAGTGCGCTGGTCGAAACCAAGCGCCTGCTGAAAAAGGCGCAGTTGCCCGCCGTGCTCGAACGCATGGACGAAGAGGGCGCGAGCTTCGGGCGCATGCTGCGCGAGCCTGCGGCGCGCGAAGCCTTCGGCGCGTTCATGGAAAAGCGCAAGCCGGATTTTTCGAAGGTCTGA
- a CDS encoding 2-hydroxychromene-2-carboxylate isomerase — MTKSVDFYFDFGSPAAYLAATQLPHVCADTGAELVWKPMLLGGVFQATGNRSPAEVVPKAPYMTIDLQRFAKRYGVPFVHNPHFPINTLLLMRGATGIQMKEPARFGAYVDAIFQAMWVEPKNLNDPATVGAVLQNAGFDATALLALAGSQEVKDRLKAVTQEAVERGVFGAPTMFVGDQMFWGQDRLDFVREALDA; from the coding sequence ATGACCAAATCCGTAGACTTCTATTTCGACTTCGGCAGCCCCGCCGCCTACCTGGCCGCCACGCAGCTGCCGCACGTCTGCGCCGATACCGGTGCCGAACTGGTGTGGAAGCCCATGCTCCTGGGCGGCGTGTTCCAGGCCACGGGCAACCGCTCGCCGGCCGAAGTGGTGCCCAAGGCGCCGTACATGACCATCGACCTGCAGCGCTTTGCAAAGCGCTATGGCGTGCCCTTTGTGCACAACCCGCACTTCCCCATCAACACGCTGCTGCTGATGCGCGGTGCCACCGGCATCCAGATGAAAGAGCCCGCACGCTTCGGTGCGTATGTCGATGCCATCTTCCAGGCCATGTGGGTAGAGCCGAAGAACCTCAACGACCCCGCCACCGTCGGCGCCGTGCTTCAAAATGCGGGCTTCGACGCCACCGCCTTGCTCGCGCTGGCCGGCTCCCAGGAGGTCAAGGACCGCCTGAAGGCCGTCACGCAAGAAGCGGTGGAACGCGGCGTCTTCGGCGCGCCCACCATGTTCGTCGGCGACCAGATGTTCTGGGGGCAAGACCGCCTCGATTTTGTGCGCGAAGCCCTCGACGCCTGA
- a CDS encoding SDR family oxidoreductase, producing MQKTALIVGAGDATGGAIARRFAREGFATCVTRRSLDKLQPLVAQIEADGGRAHAFGCDARKEEEVVALVEQIESTIGPIEVMVFNIGANVPESILTETARKYFKVWEMACFSGFLNGREVAKRMVARELPKGGHRGTIIFTGATASLRGAANFGAFSGAKMALRALAQSMARELGPQGIHVAHVVVDGAIDTEFIRSNFPERYALKESDGILNPEHIADSYWMLHSQPRDAWTHELDLRPWSEKF from the coding sequence ATGCAAAAGACCGCACTCATCGTCGGCGCCGGCGACGCCACCGGCGGCGCCATCGCACGCCGCTTCGCGCGCGAAGGATTCGCCACCTGCGTCACGCGGCGCAGCCTCGACAAGCTGCAGCCGCTGGTCGCGCAGATCGAAGCGGACGGCGGCCGCGCCCATGCGTTCGGCTGCGATGCACGCAAGGAAGAGGAAGTGGTCGCGCTGGTCGAGCAGATCGAGTCGACCATCGGCCCCATCGAGGTGATGGTGTTCAACATCGGCGCCAACGTGCCCGAGAGCATCCTGACCGAGACCGCGCGCAAGTATTTCAAGGTATGGGAGATGGCTTGCTTCTCCGGCTTTCTCAACGGCAGGGAGGTGGCAAAGCGCATGGTGGCGCGCGAACTCCCGAAAGGCGGGCATCGCGGCACGATCATCTTCACGGGCGCGACGGCATCGCTGCGCGGCGCGGCGAACTTCGGTGCCTTCTCGGGTGCGAAGATGGCGCTGCGCGCATTGGCCCAGTCGATGGCCCGCGAGCTAGGTCCCCAAGGCATCCACGTCGCACACGTGGTGGTCGACGGTGCCATCGACACCGAGTTCATCCGCAGCAATTTCCCCGAGCGCTATGCGCTGAAGGAGAGCGACGGTATCCTGAACCCCGAGCACATTGCCGACAGCTACTGGATGCTGCATTCGCAGCCGCGCGATGCGTGGACGCACGAGCTTGATTTGCGGCCCTGGTCCGAGAAGTTCTGA
- a CDS encoding acyl-CoA thioesterase, producing MSTHPFDKAISLQHSDIRAGHFTGATGPDYWNMVGPFGGTTAAIALQSVLRHPDLLGTPIALTVNFAAALEAGAFDVQATAVRTNRSTQHWTVQITQAGPSGAPNMTTTATVVTAARRDTWGESDLPMPEAPEPETVDRMSIGPSGVAWINQYEMRPCSGGIPAKWDGSQQHSETRIWLRDAQPRPMDFPSLAAMSDMFYPRVWLRRAKHVPAGTVSITTYFHAGPAQLAEVGTGYLLGRAVGQQFFNGFFDQAAHLWSKKGVLLATSNQIVYYKE from the coding sequence ATGAGCACGCATCCCTTCGACAAAGCCATTTCGCTGCAGCACAGCGACATTCGCGCCGGCCACTTCACCGGCGCCACGGGCCCCGACTACTGGAACATGGTCGGCCCCTTCGGCGGCACCACGGCGGCCATTGCGCTGCAATCGGTGTTGCGGCATCCGGACCTGCTGGGCACGCCCATCGCGCTGACCGTCAATTTCGCGGCCGCGCTCGAAGCCGGCGCTTTCGACGTGCAGGCCACGGCCGTGCGCACCAATCGGTCGACCCAGCACTGGACCGTGCAGATCACGCAGGCCGGCCCGAGCGGCGCACCGAACATGACGACCACCGCCACCGTGGTGACCGCCGCCCGCCGCGACACCTGGGGCGAGAGCGATCTGCCGATGCCCGAGGCGCCGGAGCCCGAGACGGTCGATCGCATGAGCATCGGCCCGTCCGGCGTGGCCTGGATCAACCAGTACGAGATGCGCCCGTGCAGCGGTGGCATCCCCGCGAAGTGGGACGGCAGTCAGCAGCACAGCGAAACCCGCATCTGGCTGCGCGACGCCCAGCCGCGTCCGATGGACTTTCCCTCGCTCGCCGCAATGAGCGACATGTTCTATCCACGCGTCTGGCTGCGCCGCGCCAAGCACGTGCCGGCGGGCACGGTGTCGATCACCACGTACTTCCATGCCGGGCCGGCGCAGCTCGCCGAGGTCGGCACGGGCTACCTGCTGGGCCGCGCGGTGGGGCAGCAGTTCTTCAACGGCTTCTTCGACCAAGCGGCGCACCTGTGGAGCAAGAAGGGCGTGCTGCTTGCCACTTCCAACCAGATCGTCTACTACAAGGAATAG
- a CDS encoding alpha/beta hydrolase family protein has product MQAQQLPVDNGVQVAVRRYDPAGEPRASIVIGGAMGVRQSFYEPFAQWLAGQGLRVWTFDYRGSGDSRNGASLRGFEADLFDWARDYEAVIDAAKSALPGQPLYLLGHSLGAQLPGFLQRPEQVDGLVSIAAGSGYWRENAPKLKRSILYFWFVLVPLVTRVCGYFPGRKLKKVGDLPRGVILQWRRWCLHPRYSVGAEGESALQSYGRVRFPVLALSITDDELMTLAGTESLMSFYAGAPRAVERIAPADVQARRIGHFGFFREQFSQSLWPSMLDKLHRLAAITAVQQSGVPHTTA; this is encoded by the coding sequence ATGCAGGCACAACAACTACCAGTCGACAACGGCGTGCAAGTGGCGGTGCGCCGCTACGATCCGGCTGGAGAACCTCGTGCCAGCATCGTCATCGGTGGTGCGATGGGCGTGCGCCAGTCGTTCTACGAGCCCTTCGCGCAGTGGCTCGCCGGCCAGGGCCTGCGCGTGTGGACCTTCGACTACCGCGGCAGCGGCGATTCGCGCAACGGCGCCTCGCTGCGCGGCTTCGAGGCCGATCTGTTCGACTGGGCGCGCGACTACGAGGCGGTTATCGACGCCGCAAAGTCGGCGCTGCCCGGGCAGCCGCTCTATCTCCTCGGCCACAGCCTGGGCGCGCAGCTGCCGGGCTTCCTGCAGCGGCCGGAACAGGTGGACGGCCTCGTCAGCATCGCGGCGGGCAGCGGCTACTGGCGCGAGAACGCGCCGAAGTTGAAGCGCAGCATTCTCTATTTCTGGTTCGTGCTCGTGCCGCTGGTCACGCGGGTTTGCGGCTACTTCCCGGGCCGCAAGCTCAAGAAGGTCGGCGACCTGCCGCGCGGGGTCATCCTGCAGTGGCGCCGCTGGTGCCTTCATCCGCGCTACAGCGTGGGCGCCGAAGGCGAAAGCGCCTTGCAGAGCTACGGGCGCGTGCGCTTTCCGGTGCTCGCGCTGTCGATTACCGACGATGAACTCATGACGCTCGCGGGCACCGAAAGCCTGATGAGCTTTTATGCGGGCGCGCCGCGTGCGGTGGAGCGCATCGCACCGGCCGACGTGCAGGCGCGGCGCATCGGGCACTTCGGCTTCTTCCGCGAACAGTTCAGCCAAAGCCTGTGGCCGAGCATGCTCGACAAGCTGCATCGCCTGGCCGCGATTACCGCGGTGCAGCAATCCGGCGTCCCGCACACGACTGCCTGA
- a CDS encoding acetyl-CoA C-acyltransferase, producing the protein MKQIQDAYIVSATRTPIGKSHRGYFRNYRPDDLLATTLKAALAAVPGLDPKAIEDIICGCAIPESQQGLNVARIGAVLAGLPTSIGGITVNRFCASGLSAVQMAADRIRVGEADVMIAAGVESMSMVPMMGNSPSLSPSIFEREGDVGIAYGMGLTAEKVAQQWKVSRDAQDEFALASHQKALAAQKAGKFADEITPIDVTDRTPNLETGESTAKTRTVNLDEGARPDTSLEGLAKLRTVFAARGTVTAGNSSQTSDGAGALILASEKAVKQYGLTPLARFVSFASKGVPPHIMGIGPIEAIPAALRYAGLKHEDIDWFELNEAFAAQSLAVINTLGLDPSKVNPMGGAIALGHPLGATGAIRAATVVHALRRENLKYGMVTMCVGMGQGAAGIFERV; encoded by the coding sequence ATGAAACAAATCCAAGACGCCTACATCGTCTCCGCCACCCGCACGCCCATCGGCAAATCCCACCGCGGCTACTTCCGCAATTACCGCCCCGACGACCTGCTGGCGACCACGCTGAAGGCCGCGCTCGCCGCAGTGCCGGGCCTCGACCCCAAGGCGATCGAAGACATCATCTGCGGCTGCGCGATTCCCGAATCGCAGCAGGGCCTGAACGTTGCGCGCATCGGCGCGGTGCTGGCGGGTCTTCCCACCAGCATCGGCGGCATCACCGTGAACCGCTTCTGCGCTTCGGGCCTCTCTGCAGTGCAGATGGCCGCCGACCGCATCCGTGTCGGCGAGGCCGACGTGATGATCGCCGCCGGTGTCGAGAGCATGAGCATGGTGCCGATGATGGGCAACTCGCCTTCGCTGTCGCCCTCCATCTTCGAGCGCGAAGGCGACGTGGGCATTGCCTACGGCATGGGCCTCACGGCCGAGAAGGTCGCGCAGCAGTGGAAGGTGAGCCGCGACGCGCAGGACGAGTTCGCGCTCGCCTCGCACCAGAAGGCACTGGCCGCGCAGAAGGCCGGCAAGTTCGCCGACGAGATCACGCCGATCGACGTGACCGACCGCACGCCGAACCTCGAGACCGGCGAATCGACTGCGAAGACCCGCACCGTGAACCTCGACGAAGGCGCGCGCCCCGACACCAGCCTGGAAGGCTTGGCCAAGCTGCGCACCGTGTTCGCTGCGCGCGGCACCGTGACGGCGGGCAACAGCTCGCAGACCTCGGACGGCGCGGGCGCGCTCATCCTGGCGAGCGAGAAAGCCGTCAAGCAATACGGCCTCACGCCGCTCGCGCGCTTCGTGAGCTTTGCAAGCAAGGGCGTGCCGCCGCACATCATGGGCATCGGGCCGATCGAGGCGATTCCGGCCGCGCTGCGCTACGCGGGGCTCAAGCATGAGGACATCGACTGGTTCGAGCTCAACGAAGCTTTCGCCGCGCAATCGCTGGCAGTCATCAATACGCTGGGACTCGATCCGAGCAAGGTCAATCCGATGGGCGGCGCGATTGCGCTGGGCCACCCGCTCGGCGCGACGGGCGCGATTCGCGCGGCGACCGTGGTGCACGCGCTGCGGCGCGAGAACCTGAAGTACGGCATGGTCACGATGTGCGTAGGGATGGGGCAGGGCGCAGCCGGCATCTTCGAACGCGTGTAG
- a CDS encoding endonuclease domain-containing protein, translated as MSEDIDTSGPLSRLRERARVRARSLRETPTDAESLLWYHLRDRRLANQKFRRQRPIGPYFADFACLEAKLIVELDGGQHVEAAAYDENRTRFMQAQGYRVLRFWNNEVLMQTDAVRERILQALREDNPHPNPLPQAGEGARQQPTIVSSDESARQDTRTEKP; from the coding sequence ATGAGCGAAGACATCGACACGTCCGGTCCCCTCTCCCGCTTGCGGGAGAGGGCTAGGGTGAGGGCTCGCAGCCTTCGAGAAACCCCGACGGATGCCGAGTCCCTGCTCTGGTACCACCTGCGCGACCGCCGCCTGGCCAACCAAAAGTTCCGCCGTCAGCGGCCAATCGGGCCGTACTTCGCAGACTTCGCGTGCCTCGAAGCAAAGCTGATCGTCGAACTGGACGGCGGCCAGCATGTGGAAGCCGCCGCGTACGACGAGAACCGGACCCGCTTCATGCAAGCCCAGGGCTATCGTGTGCTTCGGTTCTGGAACAACGAAGTTCTGATGCAGACGGATGCCGTTCGCGAACGGATTCTGCAGGCGCTGCGAGAAGACAACCCTCACCCCAACCCTCTCCCGCAAGCGGGAGAGGGAGCAAGACAACAGCCGACCATCGTCTCATCGGACGAATCAGCAAGACAAGATACAAGGACTGAAAAGCCATGA